Proteins found in one Alicyclobacillus cycloheptanicus genomic segment:
- a CDS encoding SpoIID/LytB domain-containing protein, translating to MPFQTHKRFRPVPSRQRVTVFPRLRPHPHTAPDDARGGEARTLNARTLNAPTLEAPTFVARQIDRWFPDGAPRWTRWIPWRNGIDRPTRVGRAVAAVFTAIVGLPALTAWATHRTPPDQISRWLNSADAQTTVSVYRMNSGTVTRLPLNDYIVNVLAAELPPTAPMPALQAAAVASRTYVIYLMTHQGTGAETFAERHGADVTDDGLLDLPWLTEAQQQQVFGANDTTYTARLQQAVASTDGEVLTYQGQPIPAFLFELSPGRTRDASAVFGKSLPYLPVVNCPDDRAVPADRQTHTFTPADLAARLNLPAKGLNPAAIHIAARGKDGFVSTVTYNPGATSGTGSSAGTSASTKAWTGTDFANMLGLPSADFQLQVNGDTLTVHTQGVGTDIGMSLHEASVYAARGKRAAQILAVFYPGTQMTQDTPFVAGK from the coding sequence TTGCCATTCCAGACTCACAAACGTTTCCGCCCTGTTCCCAGCCGCCAACGTGTGACCGTCTTCCCGCGGCTTCGCCCTCATCCACACACGGCGCCCGACGATGCGCGCGGCGGCGAGGCACGGACCTTGAATGCCCGGACCTTGAATGCCCCCACCTTGGAGGCCCCAACCTTCGTCGCGCGCCAAATCGACCGTTGGTTCCCTGATGGGGCGCCTCGGTGGACCCGCTGGATCCCGTGGCGAAACGGTATCGACCGCCCCACCCGCGTGGGTCGGGCCGTGGCCGCGGTCTTCACCGCGATTGTTGGGCTGCCCGCGCTCACCGCATGGGCGACACACCGAACGCCGCCCGACCAAATCAGTCGCTGGCTGAACAGCGCCGACGCGCAGACGACCGTCTCCGTCTACCGAATGAACAGCGGCACCGTCACGCGGTTGCCCCTAAACGACTACATCGTCAACGTGCTGGCGGCGGAACTTCCGCCGACCGCGCCGATGCCCGCCCTGCAGGCGGCGGCCGTGGCGAGCCGAACCTACGTGATCTACCTGATGACACACCAGGGCACCGGCGCAGAGACCTTCGCGGAGCGCCACGGGGCGGACGTGACCGACGACGGCCTGCTCGACCTCCCGTGGCTCACCGAAGCGCAGCAACAGCAGGTGTTCGGCGCGAACGACACCACCTACACCGCGCGTCTCCAACAAGCCGTGGCGTCGACCGACGGGGAAGTGCTGACCTACCAGGGCCAGCCCATCCCGGCGTTTCTGTTTGAACTGTCCCCCGGACGCACGCGCGACGCTTCGGCCGTCTTCGGGAAGTCGCTGCCGTACTTGCCGGTCGTCAATTGTCCGGACGATCGCGCCGTCCCCGCCGACCGCCAGACCCACACGTTCACCCCGGCCGATCTCGCCGCCCGCCTCAATCTCCCGGCGAAGGGGCTCAATCCAGCCGCGATCCACATCGCCGCCCGCGGCAAGGACGGGTTCGTGAGCACCGTGACGTACAATCCCGGCGCCACCAGCGGGACGGGTTCCTCCGCCGGGACCAGCGCTTCAACGAAGGCCTGGACAGGCACTGATTTCGCGAACATGCTGGGGCTGCCGTCGGCGGATTTCCAGCTGCAGGTGAACGGGGACACCCTGACGGTGCATACCCAGGGGGTCGGCACCGACATCGGAATGAGCTTGCATGAAGCGAGTGTCTACGCTGCGCGCGGCAAGCGTGCAGCGCAAATCCTGGCAGTCTTCTATCCAGGCACACAGATGACACAGGACACGCCATTCGTGGCAGGAAAGTAG
- a CDS encoding flagellar basal body rod C-terminal domain-containing protein, whose product MLRGLTTAASGMLADERLQQLLANNLANAETPGFKSSDGQLTEFPQQLIENINSATGQSSGTVGQIGTGVVMQQGVPIFSEGSLTSTGRNLDVAITDNTPAGTYAAVAGPGGANAGQGANGGLPVSVNGTVTVGANNILSINGQPLAVLDSAGDVMPGVYAARNPAYQGSALYAANGSPNYDSNGNPSYVFVNAAGQTVGSPADTQWEGAGLRIGDQDDMGLHSFYPVDFQSPYSPSGIVLTRDGSLSVNSNHELVDAAGNAILAVGANGLPIPGAHIVINTNYQGTDLFSPTGGPVVDQNGQPSYRVIGANGTVIPGARLGTVDADVTQLQPLGQTEFQVGQSLTTAQVMAQLRPGTGSIHPGELEQSNVDVTTTMTQMMQVMNQYQANQEVVKTEDAMLGLATSDVGKVSG is encoded by the coding sequence ATGCTCAGAGGCTTGACAACCGCAGCATCCGGCATGTTGGCGGATGAACGACTGCAGCAGCTGCTCGCCAACAACCTCGCGAACGCCGAGACGCCGGGATTTAAGTCTTCCGACGGGCAGCTCACCGAGTTTCCGCAGCAGCTCATTGAAAACATCAACAGCGCCACGGGCCAGTCATCCGGAACCGTGGGGCAAATCGGCACCGGTGTCGTCATGCAGCAAGGCGTCCCCATTTTCTCAGAGGGCAGCCTGACCAGTACCGGGCGAAACCTCGATGTCGCCATCACCGACAACACGCCCGCGGGCACGTACGCGGCGGTGGCCGGACCCGGCGGGGCCAACGCAGGTCAGGGCGCGAACGGCGGGCTCCCCGTCTCCGTGAACGGAACCGTGACCGTCGGTGCCAACAACATCCTGTCCATCAACGGCCAGCCGCTCGCGGTGCTGGACAGCGCGGGCGACGTCATGCCGGGCGTGTACGCCGCGCGGAATCCGGCGTACCAGGGCTCGGCGCTGTACGCTGCCAACGGATCGCCCAACTACGACAGCAACGGCAACCCATCGTACGTCTTCGTCAATGCGGCGGGCCAGACGGTCGGCAGCCCAGCCGACACGCAGTGGGAAGGGGCTGGCCTGCGCATCGGTGACCAGGACGACATGGGCCTGCACAGCTTCTATCCGGTCGACTTCCAGTCGCCCTACAGTCCATCGGGGATTGTCCTGACCCGCGACGGCAGTCTCAGCGTCAATTCGAACCACGAACTCGTCGACGCCGCCGGCAACGCCATTTTGGCGGTCGGTGCCAATGGCCTGCCCATCCCCGGGGCGCACATCGTGATCAACACCAACTACCAGGGCACGGACTTGTTTAGCCCGACGGGCGGACCCGTCGTGGACCAGAACGGTCAGCCTTCGTATCGGGTCATCGGCGCCAATGGAACTGTCATTCCTGGTGCCCGTCTGGGCACCGTCGACGCGGACGTCACCCAGTTGCAGCCGCTTGGGCAGACCGAGTTTCAGGTTGGGCAAAGCCTCACCACAGCGCAGGTGATGGCCCAGTTACGGCCGGGCACAGGCTCCATTCACCCGGGCGAACTCGAGCAGAGCAACGTGGACGTCACCACGACGATGACCCAGATGATGCAGGTCATGAACCAGTATCAGGCCAACCAGGAAGTCGTGAAGACAGAGGACGCCATGCTGGGGCTTGCGACCAGCGACGTCGGCAAGGTGAGCGGATAG
- the murA gene encoding UDP-N-acetylglucosamine 1-carboxyvinyltransferase, giving the protein MAKIIIEGGRRLEGKVRVSGAKNAVLPILSASILASSGVSVIEDVPSLLDVQNMMDTVAALGATVQERNGTVRINASTIHSTEPPYDLVRRMRASFTVAGPLLARFGEAKIASPGGCNIGPRPVDLHIKGFEAMGAKAQIVDGCVHLTAPHGLHGARIYLDIPSVGATQNIMMAACLAKGHTIIENAAKEPENVDLANYLNAMGAHVRGAGTDTIRIDGVKSMQGATHTVIPDRIEAGTYLLAGAVMGNGVYVENAVSEHVMSLIAKLEEAGARIEDDVAGIRVWPVERGRLKALDVKTHYYPAYPTDLQAQIVASLSTAIGTSTVTETVFENRFLHVAELQRMGAEVKIEGRTAIIEGVEKLSGASVTATDLRAGAALVIAGLMADGLTEVHGLHHIDRGYDNLVFKLQSLGARIRRVDDDDRPQLRVVASV; this is encoded by the coding sequence TTGGCGAAAATCATCATTGAAGGCGGTCGGCGACTCGAGGGAAAAGTCCGCGTAAGCGGCGCCAAGAACGCTGTGCTCCCCATTCTCTCAGCGAGTATATTGGCATCATCCGGAGTCAGTGTGATTGAAGACGTCCCGTCATTATTGGACGTACAGAACATGATGGATACCGTGGCCGCGCTTGGCGCGACCGTTCAGGAGCGAAACGGCACCGTTCGGATCAATGCATCAACGATTCACAGCACGGAGCCGCCCTATGACCTGGTCCGGCGCATGCGCGCGTCGTTTACGGTGGCCGGACCCCTGCTGGCCCGATTCGGTGAGGCGAAAATCGCTTCACCCGGTGGCTGCAACATTGGACCGCGGCCCGTTGACCTGCATATTAAGGGCTTCGAAGCCATGGGCGCAAAGGCGCAAATTGTCGATGGCTGCGTACATTTGACGGCGCCGCACGGCCTGCACGGCGCGCGGATTTACCTGGACATTCCCAGCGTCGGCGCCACGCAGAACATCATGATGGCTGCGTGTCTGGCCAAAGGCCATACGATTATCGAAAACGCGGCGAAAGAACCGGAAAATGTCGATCTCGCCAATTACCTGAACGCGATGGGCGCCCACGTGCGGGGTGCGGGTACGGACACCATCCGCATCGACGGCGTGAAGTCGATGCAGGGCGCCACCCATACGGTGATTCCCGACCGCATTGAAGCAGGCACGTATCTCCTGGCGGGCGCGGTGATGGGCAACGGCGTGTACGTGGAGAATGCCGTGTCTGAACACGTGATGTCACTCATCGCGAAGCTGGAAGAAGCGGGAGCGCGCATCGAAGACGATGTGGCCGGAATCCGCGTTTGGCCCGTGGAGCGGGGCCGGCTGAAGGCGCTCGACGTCAAGACGCATTACTACCCGGCGTATCCAACCGACCTGCAGGCGCAAATCGTCGCCAGTCTGTCGACGGCCATCGGGACCAGCACCGTCACCGAAACGGTGTTTGAGAACCGATTCCTGCATGTTGCTGAGTTGCAGCGGATGGGGGCTGAAGTTAAAATCGAAGGCCGGACCGCCATCATTGAGGGTGTGGAGAAACTCTCCGGCGCTTCGGTCACAGCGACGGACTTGCGTGCGGGGGCCGCGCTGGTCATCGCCGGCTTGATGGCGGACGGGCTGACAGAGGTTCACGGGCTGCACCATATCGATCGCGGCTATGACAACCTGGTTTTCAAGCTGCAGTCGCTGGGTGCGCGCATCCGTCGCGTGGATGACGATGACCGTCCCCAGCTTCGCGTGGTTGCCTCTGTGTAA
- a CDS encoding APC family permease yields the protein MHGEWRWIHPVLVCLAVLALMMATVNFSVVKRALVGRPMKSRELNQAHTKLMWLVALPILAADLYSSVAYGPEAGMTELDPLGAAAKWLVLPITTATVLLLCILIVSYMMGVIAYPSGGGAYAIAKDNFRRPWVSLLAASALLVDYVLTVAVSVSSGIQTMASSYPALTRFETTLSVACIVVILLVNLRGVSESAKVFSLPTLFFMVCMLFLIGVGFVHEARLGPSMPAAPPFGSVPRGLTVLLLLKAFSSACSSLTGIETISNAVPIFREGKNGALKAYAVLGAITSITLLGFAYLLYREGIVTNPHNTMLSELVGRYFGHGPIYQVIIWATLVVLILAANSTFTGFPQLAALVANDGFLPRALKLRGDRLGYSNGMIVLATLATLLVEVFHAQTNALIPLYSIGVFVAFTLAQLGLVKYWLKTRDRGWRVKLVINAIGVVVTTVVCFVVAVTKFTSGAWMVLVVIPLMISIALKVHKHYEAVAKELHIDLQVDRPKKHRVVAVVLVSGIHRVAIETISYAQSTCEHVLALYIGFDDESIERMEQKWQEWGSPCRLVAVKNEYRSLLHPLSRLIRRLEEHEGGKPDHIQLIIGQFIPKRWWENLLHVQTSLLIRAWMIRHKDVVVVTVPYHLQS from the coding sequence ATGCATGGAGAATGGCGCTGGATTCACCCTGTACTGGTGTGCCTGGCGGTGCTTGCTTTGATGATGGCCACCGTGAACTTTAGTGTCGTCAAGCGGGCCCTCGTCGGGCGGCCCATGAAATCGCGGGAGCTTAATCAGGCACACACAAAACTGATGTGGCTTGTCGCACTGCCTATTTTGGCCGCCGACTTGTACTCCTCCGTCGCATACGGACCGGAAGCTGGGATGACCGAGCTCGACCCGCTCGGGGCTGCCGCCAAATGGCTGGTTTTACCGATCACGACTGCCACTGTCCTCTTGCTGTGCATTCTCATTGTGTCTTATATGATGGGCGTGATCGCCTATCCGAGCGGAGGCGGCGCGTACGCGATTGCGAAAGACAACTTTCGCCGGCCGTGGGTGTCGCTGCTGGCGGCCAGCGCGCTGTTGGTGGACTACGTCTTGACGGTTGCCGTTTCCGTGTCTTCCGGCATCCAGACGATGGCCTCGTCCTACCCGGCCTTGACGCGTTTTGAAACAACGTTGTCTGTGGCCTGTATTGTTGTCATTCTACTGGTCAATCTGCGCGGCGTTTCCGAGTCTGCGAAGGTGTTCTCGCTGCCAACGCTGTTTTTCATGGTGTGCATGTTGTTCCTCATCGGCGTGGGGTTCGTGCATGAAGCCCGCCTTGGGCCCAGCATGCCGGCGGCACCTCCGTTTGGCAGTGTCCCGCGCGGATTGACAGTGCTGCTCTTGCTCAAAGCATTCAGTTCCGCTTGTTCATCGCTGACGGGCATCGAGACGATTTCCAACGCGGTGCCGATTTTTCGCGAGGGCAAAAACGGCGCGCTGAAAGCGTACGCCGTGCTCGGCGCCATCACCAGCATCACCCTGCTTGGCTTTGCGTACCTGCTGTACCGTGAAGGCATTGTGACCAACCCGCACAATACCATGCTCTCTGAATTGGTAGGCCGGTACTTTGGACATGGGCCCATCTATCAGGTCATCATTTGGGCGACGCTCGTCGTATTGATTCTGGCGGCGAACTCAACCTTCACCGGATTCCCGCAGCTTGCCGCGCTGGTGGCGAATGATGGATTCCTGCCGCGCGCGCTCAAACTGCGCGGCGACCGACTCGGTTATTCCAACGGCATGATTGTCCTGGCCACCCTGGCGACGTTGTTGGTGGAGGTGTTTCACGCGCAGACCAACGCACTCATCCCGCTGTACTCCATCGGGGTGTTCGTCGCCTTTACCCTCGCCCAATTGGGACTCGTCAAGTATTGGCTGAAGACCCGGGACAGAGGGTGGCGCGTCAAGCTCGTCATCAACGCGATTGGGGTCGTGGTGACCACCGTCGTTTGTTTCGTCGTCGCGGTGACCAAGTTTACCAGTGGGGCGTGGATGGTGCTCGTCGTGATCCCGCTCATGATTTCGATTGCCCTCAAAGTCCATAAGCACTACGAGGCCGTGGCCAAAGAGCTGCACATCGATTTGCAGGTCGACCGCCCCAAGAAGCACCGTGTGGTTGCAGTCGTGCTTGTGTCCGGCATCCACCGGGTGGCTATCGAAACGATCTCCTACGCACAGAGCACCTGCGAGCATGTCCTGGCGCTGTATATCGGGTTTGATGACGAGTCAATTGAGCGGATGGAGCAGAAGTGGCAGGAGTGGGGGTCGCCGTGTCGGTTGGTTGCGGTCAAAAACGAGTACCGCTCGCTCCTGCATCCACTGTCGCGGCTGATTCGCCGCTTGGAAGAACATGAAGGGGGCAAGCCCGACCACATCCAGCTCATCATTGGGCAATTTATTCCCAAGCGGTGGTGGGAAAACCTCTTGCACGTGCAGACGTCGCTGCTGATCCGCGCGTGGATGATTCGGCACAAAGACGTCGTGGTCGTCACCGTACCCTACCACCTGCAATCGTGA
- the spoIIID gene encoding sporulation transcriptional regulator SpoIIID: MHDYIKERTLKIGEYIVETRNTVRTIAREFGVSKSTVHKDLTERLPEINPDLANRVKEILEYHKSIRHLRGGEATKLKYHKDDVAADDTKSFEVAK, encoded by the coding sequence GTGCATGATTACATCAAGGAGCGTACTCTGAAAATCGGAGAGTATATTGTTGAAACCCGGAATACGGTGCGGACCATCGCACGGGAGTTCGGGGTCTCCAAGAGCACGGTCCACAAAGACTTGACGGAGCGCTTGCCGGAAATCAACCCTGATTTGGCAAACCGCGTCAAGGAAATTCTCGAATATCATAAGTCCATTCGCCACTTGCGCGGCGGCGAGGCGACCAAGTTGAAGTACCACAAGGACGACGTGGCCGCAGATGACACGAAAAGTTTTGAGGTCGCGAAGTAA
- a CDS encoding M23 family metallopeptidase has protein sequence MDEKKHPNQPQTGQEKQETGKAPEVKQEAPKMATSRRLFSKKWVYPAIYLGAAALIIGLMYVKSQMGGSSTVTTTSTGGDMGNSAATGQTTGQTTQQTFDWPAPQGTNLQVSLGFFPVKGTQEEQAKAMVNYDNAWYPHEGYDLKTTDGSAFQVTAAAGGKVTQVTNDKLYGETVIIDSGNGYTERYESLGSVQVKVGDVVQQGQVIGTSGTCLFEKSAGNHLYFAVYKDAQPVDPATVLPQQQ, from the coding sequence ATGGATGAAAAGAAACATCCAAATCAACCGCAAACTGGTCAAGAGAAGCAAGAAACGGGGAAGGCACCCGAGGTGAAGCAGGAGGCGCCAAAAATGGCAACATCGCGCCGACTGTTCTCCAAGAAGTGGGTCTACCCGGCAATCTACCTGGGGGCGGCAGCACTGATCATCGGTTTGATGTACGTCAAGAGCCAGATGGGAGGTTCTTCGACCGTCACCACCACGTCGACCGGCGGCGACATGGGCAACAGCGCCGCAACGGGGCAGACGACGGGTCAAACCACGCAGCAGACCTTTGACTGGCCCGCACCACAGGGGACCAACCTTCAAGTTTCGCTGGGCTTCTTCCCGGTGAAGGGTACCCAGGAGGAGCAGGCCAAGGCGATGGTGAACTACGACAACGCCTGGTATCCGCATGAAGGGTACGACCTGAAGACGACGGACGGGTCCGCCTTCCAGGTGACCGCAGCTGCGGGCGGCAAAGTCACGCAAGTCACCAACGACAAACTTTATGGCGAGACCGTGATCATCGACAGCGGCAACGGCTACACGGAGCGCTATGAATCCTTGGGCTCGGTCCAGGTCAAAGTTGGCGACGTCGTGCAGCAGGGCCAGGTGATTGGCACAAGCGGTACCTGCCTGTTCGAGAAGAGCGCAGGTAACCATCTCTACTTCGCGGTGTACAAGGACGCGCAGCCGGTCGATCCGGCCACGGTTCTGCCGCAGCAGCAATAA
- a CDS encoding Dps family protein encodes MQLTEVLNRQIANWTVLYVKLHNYHWYVTGQQFFTLHAKFEELYTEAATHIDDLAERLLALGGKPIATMSGSLQAASVKEASGNEDANQMVKTIVDDFGVMIGELKEGMALADEQNDETTGDMLLAIHASLEKHVWMLNAFLD; translated from the coding sequence ATGCAGCTGACAGAAGTGCTCAATCGGCAAATTGCGAACTGGACGGTCCTCTACGTGAAACTGCACAACTATCACTGGTATGTAACGGGACAACAGTTTTTCACATTGCACGCGAAATTCGAGGAATTGTACACGGAGGCGGCAACTCATATTGACGATCTCGCCGAGCGCCTGCTGGCCTTGGGCGGCAAGCCCATCGCGACGATGTCCGGAAGTCTGCAGGCTGCATCCGTGAAGGAGGCGTCCGGGAACGAAGACGCCAACCAGATGGTGAAGACCATCGTCGACGATTTCGGCGTCATGATTGGCGAGTTGAAGGAAGGCATGGCGCTCGCAGACGAGCAGAACGATGAGACGACAGGGGATATGCTGCTCGCGATCCACGCCAGCCTCGAGAAGCACGTGTGGATGCTGAACGCGTTCCTCGACTGA
- the mreB gene encoding rod shape-determining protein — protein sequence MLSRDIGVDLGTANVLVHVQGKGVVLNEPSVVAIDQLTKQVVAVGEEARQMLGRTPGNIVAIRPLREGVIADFEVTEIMLRHFIRKTLGKGLMARPRVMICVPAGITSVEQKAVREAAEACGVKHVDLIEEPKAAAIGAGLNIFEPSGSMVVDIGGGTTDIAVLSLGDVVTSASIRVAGDKLDEAIVRYIRKEYNLLIGERTAEELKKELATVYQGSRTGSTDVRGRDMMSGLPKTVTVHAEEMRSALQEPIEAIIAATKSVLEQTPPELAADIFDKGVVLTGGGALVDGLDKLMMHELQIPVHIADDPMSCVVVGTGMYIDSPYRRRIQSAPRTRSRRRRWW from the coding sequence ATGTTATCCAGAGATATTGGTGTTGACTTGGGCACGGCGAACGTGCTGGTGCACGTTCAGGGTAAGGGGGTCGTGTTAAACGAGCCTTCGGTGGTGGCTATCGATCAGCTGACCAAACAGGTTGTCGCGGTCGGCGAGGAGGCCAGGCAGATGCTCGGCAGAACGCCCGGAAACATTGTGGCGATTCGGCCGTTGCGCGAAGGCGTGATTGCTGACTTCGAAGTCACGGAGATCATGCTGCGTCACTTCATTCGCAAAACGCTTGGCAAAGGGTTGATGGCGAGACCCCGAGTGATGATTTGTGTACCTGCGGGAATTACGTCCGTCGAGCAAAAGGCGGTGCGCGAAGCCGCGGAAGCCTGCGGCGTCAAGCACGTCGACCTCATTGAGGAACCCAAAGCGGCCGCCATTGGCGCGGGACTGAACATCTTTGAACCAAGTGGCAGCATGGTGGTGGATATCGGTGGCGGCACAACCGATATCGCCGTGCTGTCCCTTGGTGATGTCGTCACCTCTGCCTCCATTCGCGTCGCAGGGGACAAGCTCGACGAGGCGATCGTCCGATATATTCGCAAGGAATACAATTTGCTCATCGGTGAACGTACCGCAGAAGAGCTGAAGAAGGAACTGGCGACCGTGTATCAAGGGAGCCGAACGGGATCGACCGATGTCCGCGGCCGCGACATGATGAGCGGCCTGCCGAAAACGGTGACCGTACATGCGGAGGAGATGCGCTCCGCACTCCAGGAACCGATTGAGGCCATCATCGCCGCGACGAAGTCCGTGCTGGAACAAACCCCCCCGGAGCTCGCCGCCGACATTTTCGACAAAGGTGTTGTGCTCACCGGGGGCGGCGCACTCGTGGACGGATTGGACAAGCTCATGATGCATGAACTGCAGATCCCGGTGCACATTGCGGACGACCCGATGTCCTGCGTGGTGGTGGGTACCGGTATGTATATCGACAGCCCGTATCGCCGGCGGATTCAGTCAGCGCCGCGTACACGTTCACGCCGCCGCCGCTGGTGGTGA